The Geminocystis sp. NIES-3708 genomic sequence AAATACATAAAATTAATTTGAGAGAAGAAATTAAGGTTTTTTGTTAAAATTATTTTAAATTAAAGGAAATTATAAATAACTGATTGATATTACTTTGGTAATAGACTATATTGAATATTGATTTTTAATAACTACCGATTAATCAACGATAAAACTGATGAATCAAAATACCCTTTCAGCTCAGGTTTTTTTAAACGTTAATACCTTTGAAGATCAAAACGATGGTGGTGAAGTTGATGGTTTATCTCTCAGAGATGCCATTATTATTGCCAATTCTGATCTGAGGAAAAAATATACTATCAATCTGCCTGATGGTACTTATAACTTAACTCTCACAGATGATGGTTCTTTGGATATTAACAGTAATGTAAACATTATTGGAGCTAGTGCTGGAAATACTTTAATTACTGCTGGTTTTTTAGGCGATCGTATTTTTACCGTAGCAAGAAATGGAAGTCTTAATTTAGCAAATATAACTCTCCAAGATGCGAATGTTGGCACAGAAAATGGCATCATTGACGACGAAGGAAATACAGGGAATATTCCCGTTGATGGTGGTGCAATTAGTATTCAACCTTCGGGAAAAGCAACTTTAGAAAATGTGATCATTGCTCAAAATAGAACTAATGGTAAAGGCGGTGGCATTGCTAATAACGGAGTTTTAGAAATTAGTGACTCTGTTTTATTAGTTAATTTTTCCGTTGGTAATGGTGGAGCAATTTATAATGGTGATGGTGGCATAGTTAGTATTAATCGCAGTACTATAGCTTTTAACTCTACCAGTAATACTTTAGATCAAAATGCTTTACTTGGTGGTGGTGGAATTTTCAACGATAGTGGCGGTAATTTAACCATAGTTAATAGCACTATTTCTGGTAACACAAGTTTAATTGGTGGAGGCATTTGGACTCAAGGAGATCAAGCTATCATCGTTAATAGCACGATAGCAAATAATAGTGGTTCAAGAGGTGCAGGTATTTTTTCGGGCAATCCTCAAAATGCAAATGCTTTAATAAATACAACACTACGTAATAACATCATCGCAGAAAATATTAATAGTGCAGATATACAAGGCATATTCAATAACCTTAGTTCTTATAATCTTATTGGGGCATCAGAAAGAGGAAGTTTAGTTAACGATTTTAATAATAATAGTGTGGGTACAATTGAAAGTCCCATTAATCCTCTTATTGGAGATTTACCAAATCAATTTACCACTACTGATCAAGCATCTGCATTATTAGTTCATCCTTTAGAAGAAGGTAGCCCGGCTATCAACGCTGGAAATAACGCTAATAGTCAAATTAGAGATTTATTCAATAACTATGGTAATGAAGATCAAAGGGGAGCACCTAGAATCAGTGATGGAATAGTAGATATAGGTAGTTATGAAGTTATACAAAATTCAGGAATTAATACTAATAATTTTTCTTCACAATTAAATACTCCTATTTATCGTTTTCGTAACAATACCGTTAGTGGTACTTATTTATTTGTAGGAGAATCAGAAGCTCAAAATATTCGAGCTAATAATCGTAACTTTATTGAAGAGGGAGAAGCATTTAGGGTTGGTATTACCCCTGATGATG encodes the following:
- a CDS encoding choice-of-anchor Q domain-containing protein; this translates as MNQNTLSAQVFLNVNTFEDQNDGGEVDGLSLRDAIIIANSDLRKKYTINLPDGTYNLTLTDDGSLDINSNVNIIGASAGNTLITAGFLGDRIFTVARNGSLNLANITLQDANVGTENGIIDDEGNTGNIPVDGGAISIQPSGKATLENVIIAQNRTNGKGGGIANNGVLEISDSVLLVNFSVGNGGAIYNGDGGIVSINRSTIAFNSTSNTLDQNALLGGGGIFNDSGGNLTIVNSTISGNTSLIGGGIWTQGDQAIIVNSTIANNSGSRGAGIFSGNPQNANALINTTLRNNIIAENINSADIQGIFNNLSSYNLIGASERGSLVNDFNNNSVGTIESPINPLIGDLPNQFTTTDQASALLVHPLEEGSPAINAGNNANSQIRDLFNNYGNEDQRGAPRISDGIVDIGSYEVIQNSGINTNNFSSQLNTPIYRFRNNTVSGTYLFVGESEAQNIRANNRNFIEEGEAFRVGITPDDDLIPIYRFQNQEKAGTYLYVGEEERQSILQNYNNFKEEGLAFYVYGADANKGQDIYRLQNLNQPGTYLFVGEAEKNNIINNFSNFRSEGVAFEVA